The following proteins come from a genomic window of Athalia rosae chromosome 1, iyAthRosa1.1, whole genome shotgun sequence:
- the LOC105693490 gene encoding importin-11 — MDLAVVDILHKAGSQDPNVLKPAEQTLKEWETHRGFYTALFNVFSNHSLDINVRWIAILYFKNGVDRYWRKNAPNEITADEKEFLRQHLIADFGEPVNQLAIQLAVLIAKIARYDCPREWGSLVPTLLERVRGENPLTQHRALLTLHHVVKNLASKRLAADRRLFQELTTNVFNFILNLWNTYTESFLVLASTSAEPNQIQEALEKALLLLRILRKLIVNGFNKPSESQDAMLFLKVVFDRARNSLECRKTLISRGIQLDVCDKFIIHLTKVLLGVLEMHPFCFVELVPTSLEFSVFYCFTEAGQELAFERFIIQSLNLMKGILLCSDYRPAKIIEETKNPLTLRAYQLRQEFFTAETLTEICSRLVTHYFVLTPADLEQWDADPENFVVDDGGEAWKYSLRPCTESLFLAVFHQFRDVLAPVLVSLMQSHHQPVDPNNLHAILLKDAVYNAVGLAAFDLYDEVNFDQWFSTTLKQELKVSSNNYRIIRRRVCWLIGQWSGVKLSSELRPELYKLLVESLSPEEDLGVRLAASDALKLAIDDFQFSTDEFSPFLEPAFSLLFALLKEVNECDTKMHVLYVLSFMIERVGCGIRPHVGALSAYLPALWQQSEEHNMLRCAIVSTLVHLEKALGSESVILEPMVVGVVAMSCDVTQDGHVYLLEDGLELWLALLENAPSSTPPIMDLFRNMPALLETSTENLRLCLYIVQAYVLLSPQEFLGERGAIVVATLGSILGDLRSEGIVMAMRLVETCLRALPHQGAQLIKPLLTKIFESVYKGEEYPMVMSMYLSIVARVLLGSRDIFVQVIGELSRKVGGGESSEEAVLGRMVLIWVNRMPCVSQPERRKLLALGLCSLLGADSPPCVIQHFPLMVSNIIEALNDITKIDDMGCPIDSLMISDQPSPSQYEDVDYETEHEQRRRRLAFGDPVHSVSLQDTLQAQLISLRRLIGESQFDQMMLTLNADTDQQLKEYISLSSRAGLIVDVE, encoded by the exons ATGGATCTAGCAGTTGTGGATATTCTACATAAGGCTGGAAGTCAAGATCCAAATGTACTCAAACCAGCTGAACAGACCTTAAAAGAATGGGAAACGCATCGTGGATTTTATACAGCATTGTTT AATGTGTTTTCAAATCATTCCTTGGATATCAATGTGAGATGGATTGCTATATTGTATTTCAAGAATGGGGTTGATAggtattggagaaaaaatgctCCTAA TGAAATAACTGCAGATGAGAAAGAATTTCTTCGACAACATTTAATTGCTGACTTTGGTGAACCTGTGAATCAGTTAGCTATACAACTGGCTGTCTTGATTGCAAAAATAGCTAG GTATGACTGTCCCAGAGAGTGGGGTAGTCTAGTACCAACTCTTTTAGAAAGAGTAAGGGGAGAGAATCCCTTGACACAACACCGAGCATTATTAACATTACATCATGTTGTTAAAAACTTGGCATCTAAAAGATTGGCTGCAGATAGAAGGTTGTTCCAGGAGTTAACGACAAACGTGTTCAATTTCATCTTAAATTTGTGGAACACTTATACAGAGTCATTTCTGGTATTAGCATCCACTTCGGCTGAACCAAATCAAATTCAAGAAGCATTAGAAAAAGCCTTGCTATTGCTCAGGATACtcagaaaattaattgtcaatGGTTTCAACAAACCGTCGGAATCTCAGGATGCGATGTTATTCCTAAAAGTTGTGTTTGATCGTGCGAGAAATAGTCTGGAATGTA GAAAAACTTTAATATCACGTGGAATACAGCTTGATGTGTGCGATAAATTCATAATCCATCTTACCAAAGTTCTATTAGGGGTATTGGAAATGCATCCATTCTGTTTTGTCGAACTCGTACCAACGTCCTTAGAATTTTCGGTCTTCTATTGTTTCACTGAAGCTGGTCAAGAACTGGCTTTTGAAAGGTTCATAATACAGTCCCTAAATCTTATGAAAGGAATCTTACTATGCAGTGATTACAGACCTGCAAAAATAATAGAAG aaacaaaaaatcctcTCACTCTGAGGGCATATCAACTACGACAAGAATTTTTTACGGCAGAAACATTGACTGAAATTTGCTCAAGATTGGTCACGCACTATTTTGTTCTAACTCCAGCTGATTTGGAACAATGGGATGCTGACCCTGAGAATTTTG TTGTAGACGATGGTGGAGAGGCTTGGAAATACAGTTTAAGG CCATGCACGGAGTCGCTATTTCTGGCTgtctttcatcaattccgaGATGTGCTGGCTCCAGTACTAGTTTCGCTAATGCAAAGTCACCACCAGCCTGTAGATCCTAACAACCTGCATGCTATTCTGCTCAAAGACGCCGTCTACAATGCCGTCGGTCTTGCAGCATTCGATTTATATGACGAG GTCAACTTTGACCAGTGGTTTTCTACAACATTGAAACAAGAGTTGAAAGTTTCAAGTAATAATTACAGAATAATCAGAAGACGCGTATGTTGGCTTATTGGACAATGGAGTG GTGTGAAGCTTAGTTCAGAGCTAAGACCAGAATTATATAAATTACTGGTAGAGTCGCTGAGTCCGGAAGAAGACCTGGGAGTAAGATTAGCAGCAAGTGATGCCTTAAAGCTGGCCATTGATGACTTTCAATTCAGTACTGACGAGTTTTCACCTTTTCTAGAGCCAGCATTTTCATTGCTGTTTGCCTTGCTTAAGGAAGTCAATGAATGCGATACAAAA ATGCACGTTCTATATGTCTTATCATTCATGATCGAGAGGGTTGGCTGTGGAATAAGACCGCATGTTGGTGCTTTGAGCGCTTATCTACCCGCCCTTTGGCAGCAGTCTGAAGAGCACAACATGCTTAGGTGTGCTATTGTCTCTACTTTAGTGCATCTTGAAAAG GCTCTTGGATCTGAGAGTGTAATCTTGGAACCTATGGTTGTGGGTGTAGTAGCAATGAGTTGCGATGTAACACAGGACGGTCATGTCTACTTGCTTGAAGATGGACTAGAATTGTGGCTCGCTCTCCTGGAAAATGCTCCCTCTTCCACACCCCCCATTATGGACCTCTTCAGAAACATGCCTGCCCTTTTAG aAACATCGACGGAAAACCTGAGGCTATGTCTGTATATAGTACAGGCCTATGTATTGCTGAGTCCTCAAGAATTTTTAGGAGAACGAGGTGCTATTGTTGTCGCCACTTTAGGTTCAATCTTAGGGGACTTAAGATCCGAAGGAATAGTAATGGCCATGCGATTGGTCGAAACGTGCTTAAGAGCATTACCTCATCAAGGAGCACAACTTATCAAACCACTTTTAACCAAAATATTTGA gaGTGTTTACAAAGGCGAGGAATATCCGATGGTCATGTCCATGTACTTATCAATCGTTGCTCGCGTTCTATTGGGCTCTAGGGATATTTTTGTACAG GTAATAGGAGAGCTGTCTAGAAAAGTGGGTGGCGGAGAATCGAGTGAGGAAGCAGTGCTGGGTAGAATGGTATTGATTTGGGTAAATAGAATGCCTTGTGTATCACAACCAGAAAGGCGTAAGCTCCTGGCTCTCGGACTGTGTTCATTGCTGGGTGCTGATAGCCCACCTTGCGTCATTCAACATTTTCCTCTAATGGTATCGAATATCATCGAAGCTTTGAATGACATCACCAAAATTGATGACATGGGCTGTCCAATTGA CTCTCTAATGATCAGTGATCAACCAAGTCCGTCGCAATATGAAGATGTGGACTACGAGACCGAACACGAACAACGTAGGAGAAGATTAGCTTTTGGAGATCCAGTCCACAGTGTCTCTCTACAAGATACGCTTCAAGCTCAA CTAATCTCGCTACGGAGACTAATAGGAGAAAGTCAATTCGACCAGATGATGCTTACTCTAAACGCTGATACTGATCAACAGTTGAAGGAGTATATATCGCTATCAAGTAGAGCGGGACTGATTGTGgacgttgaataa
- the LOC105693492 gene encoding 40S ribosomal protein S6, with product MKLNVSFPATGCQKLFEVTDEHKLRVFYEKRMGAEVEADTLGDEWKGYVVRVAGGNDKQGFPMKQGILTNGRVRLLLSKGHSCYRPRRDGERKRKSVRGCIVDANLSVLALVIVKKGEQEIPGLTDKNVPRRLGPKRASKIRKLFNLTKEDDVRQFVVKRPVRKEGKKERHKAPKIQRLITPLTLQRKRHRLALKKRRCLARKEQAAEYAKLLAQRQKEAKAKRQEELKRRRSASMRDSKSSNQSAPTVAQK from the exons ATGAAG CTGAACGTGTCCTTCCCGGCAACAGGATGCCAAAAGCTGTTCGAAGTAACAGACGAGCACAAGCTCCGTGTGTTCTACGAAAAGCGTATGGGTGCTGAAGTTGAGGCTGACACACTAGGTGATGAATGGAAGGGATATGTGGTTCGCGTAGCTGGTGGAAACGACAAGCAAGGTTTCCCTATGAAGCAGGGTATCTTAACCAACG GTCGTGTGCGTCTGCTCTTGTCCAAGGGACATTCATGTTACAGACCACGTCGTGATGGTGAGCGTAAACGCAAGTCAGTGCGAGGTTGCATTGTTGATGCTAATCTCTCAGTTCTTGCTCTCGTCATTGTAAAGAAAGGCGAACAg GAAATTCCAGGCCTGACTGACAAAAACGTCCCTCGTCGCCTTGGGCCAAAACGTGCGAGCAAGATCCGCAAACTATTCAACCTCACCAAGGAGGATGATGTTCGTCAGTTTGTTGTCAAACGGCCAGTGCGCAAAGAAGGCAAGAAGGAGCGTCATAAGGCACCCAAGATTCAGCGTCTGATCACCCCACTGACTCTACAG AGGAAGAGGCATAGGCTGGCACTGAAAAAGAGGCGTTGTCTTGCTCGCAAAGAACAGGCTGCCGAGTATGCTAAGCTTCTGGCTCAGAGACAAAAGGAAGCTAAGGCCAAGCGTCAGGAAGAGCTGAAGCGTCGTCGCAGTGCATCCATGCGCGATTCGAAGTCATCCAATCAGTCGGCACCAACTGTAGCCCAAAAATGA
- the LOC105693491 gene encoding phosphatidylinositol 3-kinase catalytic subunit type 3, with protein sequence MEDINDKFCYVYSSSLESRIQIKIGTLEGKRQRPEYDKLLVDPMLKYSGLYGTGGGRGDLAASFQVWAGGRPLALPVHTAYKHFTSRWNWNQWVTLPVAYSDLPRDAQLCITLYDCAGPGRQLPVGGTTISLFGKHGVFRQGMLDLRVWPCVEADGNCPTTTPGKARDHGKEQMQRLAKLAKKHRNGQMSKVDWLDRLTFREIELINEREKRASEYLYLMLEFPEVTMDGVPYSIVYYEKDGDEVVQHRSQPDVVTLPDFEILQENLVEAKHHKLARSLRSGGNTRELKPTSSVRDALNTILAYPPTTALSTEEQDLIWKFRFYLSNQKKALTKFVKCVNWKVAGEERQALEMLALWAPPDPEDALELLGPAFTHPAVRRYAIGRLNQAPDDDLMLYLLQLVQALKYESFEGIKAANQILHSAQNQESREKGEKDKNNEYSISTPVTTSSESEMGESLNRQEPPMDLSSFLINRACQNSMLANYFYWYLLIECEDQVDPAIAAKQDTRIREMYLTVMKTFSTTLSQGSAVWQKRRAFLSRQKMFIDQLVSLVKAVARESGNRKRKTDRLRALLADPDPTFKINFSNFEPIPFPLDPEISIKGIIPEKASLFKSALMPSKLTFLTAENTEYIAIFKHGDDLRQDQLILQTIALMDKLLRRENLDLKLTPYRVLATSTRHGFLQFIESTTVAEVLASEGSILSFFRKHHPSETGPYGISSDVMDTYVRSCAGYCIITYLLGVGDRHLDNLLLTTSGKLFHIDFGYILGRDPKPLPPPMKLSKEMVEAMGGVGSEHYHEFRKQCYTAFLHLRRHANLMLNLFSLMVDASVPDIALEPDKAVKKVQDKLRLDLSDEEAVHYVQNLLDLSVTAVMAALVEQLHKFAQYWRK encoded by the exons ATGGAAGatataaatgataaattttgttACGTATACAGTTCCTCATTGGAGTCCagaatacaaataaaaat TGGTACTCTTGAGGGCAAACGACAACGACCAGAGTATGATAAGCTGCTGGTTGATCCGATGTTGAAATATTCCGGTCTATATGGAACAGGAGGAGGACGGGGAGATCTTGCAGCATCTTTTCAAGTCTGGGCCGGCGGAAGACCTCTTGCGCTACCTGTTCACACCGCGTACAAGCATTTTACTTCACGTTGGAA CTGGAATCAATGGGTGACGCTGCCTGTAGCTTATTCAGATCTACCTAGAGATGCACAGCTTTGTATTACACTTTATGACTGTGCTGGACCAGGAAGACAACTACCTGTAGGAGGAACAACGATCTCGCTGTTTGGAAAACATGGAGTATTCCGGCAAGGAATGTTGGATTTAAGAGTTTGGCCTTGTGTTGAGGCCGATGGCAATTGTCCAACAACAACTCCTGGAAAAGCCAGAGATCATGGTAAAGAACAGATGCAGAGATTGGCTAAATTGGCAAAAAAGCATAGGAATGGCCAAATGAGTAAAGTGGATTGGCTTGATCGGCTGACTttcagagaaattgaattaattaatgagCGAGAAAAACGAGCCTCTGAGTACCTGTACTTGATGTTGGAATTCCCTGAAGTTACAATGGATGGTGTTCCG TATTCAATCGTGTATTATGAAAAAGATGGGGACGAAGTGGTACAGCATAGGTCACAGCCAGATGTTGTTACCTTGCCAGACTTTGAGATTTTACAG GAAAATCTAGTCGAAGCTAAGCATCACAAGTTAGCACGTAGCTTACGTAGTGGTGGAAATACTCGAGAACTCAAGCCAACTTCTAGCGTCCGTGATGCCCTGAACACAATACTAGCTTATCCTCCGACAACAGCCCTTTCTACGGAAGAGCAGGATCTAATTTGGAAATTTAGATTCTATCTCTCCAATCAAAAGAAAGCTCTTACAAAGTTTGTAAAATGTGTGAACTGGAAAGTGGCTGGTGAAGAACGGCAGGCTTTAGAAATGCTAGCCCTATGGGCACCGCCAGACCCTGAAGATGCTTTAGAACTCCTAGGCCCAGCATTTACTCATCCTGCAGTGAGGAGATACGCGATTGGCCGACTAAATCAGGCTCCAGATGATGATTTAATGCTCTACTTACTACAGTTAGTGCAAGCGTTAAAGTATGAGAGCTTCGAGGGCATAAAAGCAGCAAATCAGATTCTCCATAGTGCACAGAATCAAGAGAGTcgagaaaagggagaaaaagataaaaataatgagtaCTCGATATCTACACCTGTAACCACC TCCAGTGAATCTGAGATGGGTGAATCATTGAACAGGCAAGAACCTCCCATGGATTTGTCTTCATTCTTGATTAATCGAGCCTGCCAAAATTCAATGTTAGCTAACTACTTTTATTGGTATCTTCTGATTGAGTGTGAGGACCAGGTTGACCCAGCTATTGCAGCTAAACAAGACACCCGTATAAGGGAGATGTACCTTACAGTGATGAAAACATTTTCCACTACGCTATCCCAAGGAAGTGCTGTATGGCAAAAGAGGCGAGCGTTTCTTTCCagacaaaaaatgtttatcgATCAGCTGGTGTCTCTTGTTAAGGCTGTAGCCAGAGAAAGCGGAAAtcgtaaaagaaaaaccgacaGACTCAGGGCACTACTCGCAGACCCAGACCCTACTTTTAAAATcaacttttctaattttgaaCCAATACCCTTTCCCTTGGATCCAGAAATATCTATAAAAGGAATTATTCCAGAAAA GGCAAGTTTATTCAAATCTGCTCTTATGCCAAGTAAATTAACGTTTCTTACGGCTGAAAATACTGAATATATTGCAATCTTTAAACACGGAGATGACCTCAGACAAGATCAGTTGATATTACAGACAATAGCACTAATGGACAAGTTGTTGAGACGAGAGAATTTGGACCTGAAACTTACACCTTAcag AGTATTGGCGACGAGCACAAGACATGGATTCTTGCAGTTCATAGAATCGACAACAGTAGCTGAGGTACTGGCAAGTGAAGGTTCCATATTGAGCTTTTTTAGGAAACACCATCCATCGGAAACTGGCCCCTATGGAATATCATCTGACGTGATGGACACATATGTTAGGAGTTGTG cTGGATATTGTATCATCACCTACCTTCTTGGTGTTGGGGATCGTCATCTGGATAATCTTCTGCTCACAACTTCTG ggaAACTATTCCACATTGATTTTGGATACATTCTGGGCAGAGATCCAAAACCATTGCCTCCGCCAATGAAACTCAGCAAAGAAATGGTTGAGGCCATGGGAGGCGTCGGATCTGAGCATTATCATGAGTTCAGGAAACAATGTTACACTGCCTTTTTGCATTTGCGAAGACATGCGAACTTAATGCTGAATTTATTCTCTCTGATGGTCGATGCTAGTGTACCCGATATTGCATTGGAACCTGATAAGGCTGTTAAAAAAGTACAGGACAAGCTGCGATTGGATTTGAGCGATGAAGAGGCTGTACATTACGTGCAGAATCTTCTTGATCTATCAGTCACGGCTGTTATGGCCGCTCTCGTCGAACAACTGCATAAATTTGCCCAATATTGgcgaaagtaa